Proteins found in one Gardnerella vaginalis ATCC 14018 = JCM 11026 genomic segment:
- a CDS encoding non-canonical purine NTP pyrophosphatase produces the protein MKLVVATHNEGKLVEIKRILNEEFVEMSEHIELVTAGSLGLPDPVETGVTFEQNALIKARDVSLRTGLPAIADDSGLIVDVLGAAPGILSARWSGVHGDDKANNELLLKQLEDIPDQCRTARFRCAAALAIPKGCGETELENTLWKTNGFETVRVGEMVGRLIRVPRGENGFGYDPLFVPDNQPVRNGIQMQDLTSAQLSQEEKNAISHRGSALRALLPELKAMFLGQTK, from the coding sequence GTGAAACTTGTTGTGGCAACGCATAATGAGGGTAAACTCGTTGAAATTAAGCGGATTCTTAACGAAGAGTTTGTGGAAATGTCGGAGCATATTGAGCTTGTTACTGCTGGCTCTTTGGGGCTTCCAGATCCAGTAGAAACAGGCGTGACTTTTGAGCAAAATGCGTTAATCAAAGCTAGAGATGTTTCTTTAAGAACTGGTTTGCCTGCAATAGCAGATGATTCAGGTTTGATTGTGGATGTTCTCGGAGCTGCTCCAGGAATATTGTCTGCGCGTTGGAGCGGTGTTCATGGAGATGACAAGGCGAATAATGAGCTTTTGCTTAAACAGCTTGAAGACATTCCAGATCAGTGTAGAACAGCACGATTCCGCTGTGCTGCAGCTTTAGCTATTCCTAAGGGTTGTGGTGAAACAGAACTTGAAAACACTCTGTGGAAAACAAATGGTTTTGAAACTGTTCGCGTTGGAGAAATGGTTGGTAGACTGATTAGAGTTCCACGCGGAGAGAATGGTTTTGGTTACGATCCGCTTTTTGTACCAGATAATCAGCCTGTTAGAAATGGCATTCAAATGCAGGATTTGACAAGTGCTCAGCTTAGTCAAGAAGAAAAGAACGCCATTTCACACAGGGGTAGTGCG